A genomic window from Streptomyces broussonetiae includes:
- a CDS encoding SbtR family transcriptional regulator yields MQNDEQLSSQTREQLTRAVEEFRLAGISQGVIREDVPSPDILMSLAGVTLAAGAAHQREQAERLLDLLMDAITRPDGWRGTTP; encoded by the coding sequence CTGCAAAACGACGAGCAACTGAGCTCGCAGACACGCGAGCAACTGACCCGCGCCGTCGAAGAGTTCCGTCTCGCCGGGATCAGCCAGGGGGTGATCCGGGAGGACGTACCCTCACCCGACATCCTCATGAGCCTGGCGGGAGTCACCCTCGCAGCCGGGGCCGCCCACCAACGCGAGCAGGCCGAGCGGCTGCTCGACCTGCTCATGGACGCCATCACGCGCCCGGACGGATGGCGCGGGACCACACCCTGA